In Primulina eburnea isolate SZY01 chromosome 14, ASM2296580v1, whole genome shotgun sequence, the following proteins share a genomic window:
- the LOC140812482 gene encoding endo-1,4-beta-xylanase 5-like → MFKTEDSYETAGWVIAREGCWSMLKGGLLVNASGPAELYFQSDNAEVDILADSISLQPFTHEEWKSHQDQSVEKMRKKSVKIQVLDQHGQPVSNATVSIKQNGSRFPVGCAINQNILQHPAYQNWFTERFKYSVFENEMKWYSTERSRGVEDYSIADSMLRFTQSHGVTVRGHNVFWDNPSYQPGWVGGLSPNDLRAASDRRIKSVVGRYRGQLIHWDVVNENLHYSFFESKLGGSASTNFYQQANLIDSRATPFLNEYNTIEESRDPSSSPPKYLQKISELRREGYNGPLGIGLQGHFGNANLPYLRSSLDQLASARLPIWVTELDVKSGPNQASCLDQVLREIHAHASVQGIMIWSAWSPGGCYAMCLTDNNFKNLPTGYVVDSFLRTLTLADGVQETTDANGVLETSLFHGEYEAEISHPRGVKSHKFGVVPNEEREEEEGGLVYKIRV, encoded by the exons ATGTTCAAAACAGAGGATAGCTATGAGACTGCTGGTTGGGTTATTGCACGCGAGGGGTGTTGGTCCATGCTCAAGGGTGGTTTGCTCGTCAACGCTTCCGGCCCTGCCGAGCTCTACTTCCAG AGCGACAATGCGGAGGTAGATATATTGGCAGATAGTATCTCGCTCCAGCCATTTACGCATGAAGAATGGAAATCTCACCAAGATCAAAGCGTCGAGAAG ATGCGCAAGAAATCGGTGAAAATCCAAGTTTTGGATCAACATGGCCAACCAGTTTCAAATGCCACAGTTTCCATCAAACAGAACGGATCGAGATTCCCAGTGGGGTGCGCCATAAACCAAAACATTCTCCAACACCCCGCGTACCAAAACTGGTTCACGGAGAGATTCAAATACAGCGTGTTCGAAAACGAGATGAAATGGTACTCAACCGAGCGATCCCGCGGAGTCGAAGACTATTCGATCGCAGATTCCATGCTTCGATTCACCCAATCCCACGGAGTCACGGTTCGTGGACACAACGTCTTCTGGGACAACCCATCTTACCAGCCTGGGTGGGTCGGAGGACTTTCGCCCAATGACCTTCGGGCAGCTTCGGACAGGAGGATAAAGTCCGTGGTGGGAAGGTATAGGGGGCAACTTATTCATTGGGACGTTGTGAATGAGAACTTGCACTATTCGTTCTTTGAGAGTAAGCTTGGCGGGAGTGCATCAACCAACTTTTACCAGCAGGCGAACCTTATTGACTCGAGGGCCACGCCATTCTTGAACGAGTACAACACGATTGAGGAGAGTCGAGATCCATCGTCCTCGCCGCCAAAGTATTTGCAGAAGATATCGGAGTTGCGGCGGGAGGGGTATAATGGCCCTTTAGGGATCGGGCTTCAGGGCCATTTCGGGAATGCCAATTTGCCTTATTTGAGGTCTTCGCTTGATCAGCTCGCTTCCGCTAGATTGCCCATCTGGGTCACTGAATTGGATGTCAAGTCGGGGCCGAACCAG GCTAGTTGCTTGGATCAAGTTCTAAGGGAAATTCACGCTCATGCCTCAGTACAAGGCATAATGATTTGGTCGGCATGGAGTCCTGGCGGATGCTACGCCATGTGTTTAACAGAcaacaacttcaagaatttacCCACCGGCTATGTCGTCGACAGTTTCTTGCGGACATTGACTCTAGCAGACGGTGTTCAAGAAACCACGGACGCTAATGGCGTGCTTGAAACATCGTTGTTCCACGGCGAATATGAAGCGGAAATCAGCCATCCCCGGGGAGTAAAAAGCCATAAGTTCGGTGTGGTGCCAAACGAGGAACGGGAAGAAGAGGAAGGTGGATTGGTGTATAAGATTAGAGTATGA